Proteins encoded in a region of the Streptomyces akebiae genome:
- a CDS encoding DUF4233 domain-containing protein, whose product MRTLCASTLIGEFFVIGFAGLVAMKDPDLTMTTVWTVSGIAMFLCVLLCGLVTRPGGIQLGWALQIALILSGFFVPTMFFLGAVFAALWWASIHFGRKIDEAKARFAAQASAEAGAS is encoded by the coding sequence ATGCGTACTCTCTGTGCTTCGACGCTGATCGGCGAGTTCTTCGTGATCGGCTTCGCCGGGCTGGTCGCCATGAAGGACCCGGATCTGACCATGACCACGGTCTGGACGGTCAGCGGCATCGCCATGTTCCTCTGCGTCCTGCTGTGCGGTCTGGTCACCAGGCCCGGTGGGATCCAGCTCGGCTGGGCGCTCCAGATCGCGCTGATCCTCTCCGGGTTCTTCGTTCCGACGATGTTCTTCCTGGGCGCGGTCTTCGCCGCCCTGTGGTGGGCCTCGATCCACTTCGGACGGAAGATCGACGAGGCCAAGGCCCGGTTCGCCGCACAGGCCTCGGCAGAGGCGGGCGCATCCTGA
- the ndk gene encoding nucleoside-diphosphate kinase: MSQRTLVLLKPDAVRRGLTGEIISRIERKAGWQITALELRTLDQDTLEQHYGEHKGKPFYEPLVAFMASGPVVALIVEGDRVIEGVRALAGPTDPIAAAPGSIRGDYGVIVRENLIHASDSEESAEREVKIFFPGRA; encoded by the coding sequence GTGAGCCAGCGCACCCTCGTCCTGCTCAAGCCCGACGCCGTACGGCGGGGCCTGACCGGCGAGATCATCAGCCGTATCGAGCGGAAGGCCGGCTGGCAGATCACCGCGCTGGAGCTGCGGACCCTGGACCAGGACACGCTGGAGCAGCACTACGGCGAGCACAAGGGCAAGCCGTTCTACGAGCCGCTCGTGGCGTTCATGGCGTCCGGCCCGGTCGTCGCGCTGATCGTCGAGGGCGACCGCGTCATCGAGGGTGTGCGCGCGCTGGCGGGCCCGACCGACCCGATCGCCGCCGCGCCCGGCTCCATCCGTGGCGACTACGGCGTGATCGTGCGTGAGAACCTCATCCACGCCTCGGACTCCGAGGAGTCGGCCGAGCGCGAGGTCAAGATCTTCTTCCCCGGGCGCGCGTAG
- a CDS encoding rod shape-determining protein translates to MSFIGRDMAVDLGTANTLVYVRGRGIVLNEPSVVAINTNTGGILAVGAEAKKMIGRTPGNIVAVRPLKDGVIADFEITERMLRYFILKIHKRRYLARPRVVVCVPSGITGVERRAVIEASSQAGARQVHIIEEPMAAAIGSGLPVHEATGNMVVDIGGGTTEVAVISLGGIVTAQSIRVAGDELDNAIIQHIKKEYSLLLGERTAEQIKITIGSAYDLDADEHTEIRGRDLVSGLPKTVVISAGEVRKAIEEPVNAIVDAVKTTLDKCPPELSGDIMDRGIVLTGGGALLRGLDERLRRETGMPIHIAEDPLDSVALGSGKCVEEFEALQQVLDAQPRR, encoded by the coding sequence ATGTCGTTCATCGGCCGTGACATGGCTGTCGACCTCGGGACCGCCAACACGCTGGTGTACGTCAGGGGTCGCGGGATCGTACTGAACGAGCCGTCCGTCGTCGCGATCAACACCAACACCGGTGGCATTCTCGCGGTCGGCGCGGAAGCGAAGAAGATGATCGGGCGGACCCCCGGCAACATCGTTGCCGTACGTCCGCTGAAGGACGGTGTCATCGCCGACTTCGAGATCACCGAGCGGATGCTCCGCTACTTCATCCTGAAGATCCACAAGCGGCGGTATCTCGCCCGTCCCCGGGTCGTCGTCTGCGTGCCGTCCGGCATCACCGGTGTCGAGCGTCGCGCCGTCATCGAGGCGTCCTCCCAGGCGGGCGCCCGCCAGGTGCACATCATCGAGGAGCCCATGGCCGCGGCCATCGGCTCCGGCCTGCCGGTCCACGAGGCCACGGGCAACATGGTGGTGGACATCGGCGGCGGCACCACGGAGGTCGCGGTCATCTCCCTCGGCGGCATCGTCACCGCCCAGTCCATCCGCGTCGCGGGCGACGAGTTGGACAACGCGATCATCCAGCACATCAAGAAGGAGTACTCGCTCCTCCTCGGTGAGCGGACGGCCGAACAGATCAAGATCACGATCGGTTCGGCGTACGACCTCGACGCTGACGAGCACACCGAAATCCGCGGCCGGGACCTGGTGTCCGGGCTGCCCAAGACCGTGGTCATCTCCGCCGGGGAAGTGCGGAAGGCCATCGAGGAACCCGTCAACGCCATCGTCGATGCCGTCAAGACGACCCTCGACAAGTGCCCCCCGGAACTCTCCGGCGACATCATGGACCGGGGCATCGTCCTCACCGGCGGCGGCGCCCTGCTGCGCGGTCTCGACGAACGGCTGCGCCGGGAGACCGGAATGCCGATCCATATCGCCGAGGACCCGCTCGACAGCGTGGCGCTCGGCTCCGGCAAGTGTGTCGAGGAGTTCGAGGCGTTGCAGCAGGTGCTCGACGCCCAGCCCCGCAGATGA
- the mreC gene encoding rod shape-determining protein MreC, with translation MRDTRESRLLLVLLIAVAFALITVDIRGGEDSPVDGARRAAATVFGPIEDGVSTAVDPIGNAISAVRDSGSRHDRLAALEKENAELKAALGSDDRNGSRVEQLDKMLKTAANGRYGIKGAEVIAIGAAQGFSWTVTIDIGTNDGITRDMTVLNGNGLVGRVTTVGPNTATVLLANDPDFTVGTRMEATDELGFASGQGDRPLRVELLNGKAKVQEGDRLVTFGSQADKPFVPGVPVGVVSRVDPSGGDLTRTIYVKPFVAFTQLDIVGVVVQPPRKDPRDTVLPAKPKATPTPTVTVTVTPGADEPGDGTDGQPQEQ, from the coding sequence GTGAGGGACACACGAGAGAGCCGGCTGCTCCTGGTGCTGCTGATCGCCGTCGCGTTCGCGCTGATCACGGTGGACATCCGCGGCGGAGAGGACTCACCGGTCGACGGTGCCCGACGTGCCGCCGCCACCGTCTTCGGCCCGATCGAGGACGGTGTGTCGACCGCCGTCGACCCCATCGGCAACGCCATAAGCGCCGTCCGTGACTCCGGCTCCCGCCACGACCGCCTCGCCGCGCTGGAGAAGGAGAACGCCGAACTGAAGGCGGCCCTCGGCAGCGACGACCGCAACGGCAGCAGGGTCGAACAGCTCGACAAGATGCTGAAGACCGCTGCCAACGGCCGGTACGGCATCAAGGGCGCCGAGGTCATCGCCATAGGAGCGGCCCAGGGATTCTCCTGGACCGTCACCATCGACATCGGCACGAACGACGGCATCACCCGCGACATGACCGTCCTCAACGGCAACGGGCTGGTCGGGCGCGTCACCACCGTCGGACCGAACACCGCCACCGTCCTCCTCGCCAACGACCCCGACTTCACCGTCGGCACCCGGATGGAGGCCACCGACGAACTCGGCTTCGCCTCCGGCCAGGGCGACCGGCCCCTGCGCGTCGAACTGCTCAACGGCAAGGCCAAGGTGCAGGAGGGCGACCGCCTCGTCACCTTCGGCTCGCAGGCCGACAAGCCCTTCGTCCCGGGCGTCCCGGTCGGTGTCGTCTCCCGCGTCGACCCCTCAGGCGGCGACCTCACCCGCACGATCTACGTCAAGCCGTTCGTGGCCTTCACCCAGTTGGACATCGTCGGCGTCGTCGTCCAGCCGCCCCGCAAGGACCCGCGCGACACCGTCCTGCCGGCCAAGCCGAAGGCCACCCCCACGCCCACCGTGACGGTCACGGTCACACCGGGCGCGGACGAACCCGGCGACGGCACCGACGGACAGCCGCAAGAGCAGTAG
- the mreD gene encoding rod shape-determining protein MreD, whose amino-acid sequence MRFNRMLLSTTLVIVALVIQVSVLARLHLPGAVPDLVLLTVLGLALVYGHVGGALIGFGAGLLSDLAPPADHAAGRYALVLCVIGYLAGLAKPETGRLKSATGPMVVVVVAALGTTLLYAGVGALVGDDAARHVGLSSLLFTAALYDLLLAPFVVPGVMALARRAENDPLAETGSAAKASDVSSGWLSSGTGLRIGNQRGGLRIKAARSRMARAGRIKGVKRL is encoded by the coding sequence ATGCGCTTCAACCGGATGCTGCTCTCCACCACCCTGGTGATCGTCGCCCTGGTGATCCAGGTGAGCGTCCTCGCCAGACTCCATCTCCCGGGCGCCGTACCGGACCTGGTGCTCCTCACCGTGCTCGGCCTCGCCCTGGTCTACGGCCATGTCGGCGGCGCCCTCATCGGCTTCGGCGCCGGGCTGCTGTCCGACCTCGCCCCACCCGCCGACCACGCCGCCGGACGGTACGCCCTGGTCCTCTGCGTCATCGGCTACCTCGCGGGACTGGCGAAGCCCGAGACGGGCCGCCTGAAGTCGGCGACCGGGCCCATGGTCGTGGTGGTCGTCGCCGCGCTCGGCACCACCCTGCTGTACGCCGGTGTAGGCGCCCTCGTCGGCGACGACGCGGCTCGCCACGTCGGCCTGTCCAGCCTGCTGTTCACGGCCGCCCTGTACGACCTGCTGCTCGCGCCCTTCGTCGTGCCCGGCGTCATGGCGCTCGCCCGGCGCGCCGAGAACGACCCGCTCGCCGAGACGGGCAGCGCCGCCAAGGCGTCCGACGTCTCCTCCGGCTGGCTCTCCTCCGGCACCGGCCTGCGCATCGGCAACCAGCGCGGCGGACTCCGCATCAAGGCCGCGCGCTCACGGATGGCCAGGGCGGGACGCATCAAGGGGGTCAAGCGGCTGTGA
- the mrdA gene encoding penicillin-binding protein 2 yields MTNIPETGRTPRVQIRLVIIQILVFSLLGTLGGRLWYLQIREGDAYAKEASGNHVQQVVQPAVRGSILDARGVPIADNETRLVVSASRTDLLKMDDDGKAVLTKLAGVLDMKPQDVMAKVRLCDSETPQPCWNGSPYQPIPITDEATAKQALQIRERSEDFPGITAEPQAVRRYASPGGSKTSQVLGYLSPVTDEEITKAQDTDSPYLRSDQVGRSGLERQYDKELRGKAGVTRYEVDNLGRVIGEAEADPAQPGANLVTSIDARVQRIAEYELNEAMKEARKQNDRNTGTNYKADSGAVVVMEAKTGRVIAMASNPDYDPNAWVGGISAKDYARLTGKKSNYPLLNRAIQGQSAPGSVFKVIPTAAAVNAGYSFNGPYQCSSSYSIGGQVFKNFESQSHGAISLGRALEVSCDTVFYRLSHEEWKRDGGTKPKKNAKDWFYKTAHQFGLGAETGIDLPNEVTGRIPDRQWKLDYWKANKDAWCKYGKKGGSYAEQIAYENCLEGNRLRAGDSVNYSIGQGDTLVTPIQMATIYAAISNGGTLYDPTVGKAIISADGKNVREIEPKAHGKLPMTKQTRDEIDEALEGVATRGTAAWRFQGWPQDKIPMHAKTGTAEVYGKQTTSWFTTYTKDYSIVMTISQGGTGSGASAPAVRKLYNALYGVSEDGKIDKKKALLPTPQKGLPKIESDGSIDSPKLETYPPKKSDKEADEDGTQAVAAGPGALPVSFDAPAAILGTRGGGTNRAARRRDDRGRRRTRGGGRYGGCGSGTGRRRSG; encoded by the coding sequence GTGACCAACATCCCGGAGACCGGGCGGACACCACGGGTCCAGATCCGGCTCGTCATCATCCAGATCCTCGTCTTCTCCCTCCTCGGCACCCTCGGCGGCCGCCTCTGGTACCTCCAGATCCGTGAGGGCGACGCCTACGCCAAGGAGGCCTCCGGCAACCACGTCCAGCAGGTCGTCCAGCCCGCCGTGCGCGGCTCGATCCTGGACGCGCGCGGAGTGCCGATCGCGGACAACGAGACCCGCCTGGTCGTGTCCGCCTCCCGCACCGATCTGCTGAAGATGGACGACGACGGCAAGGCCGTCCTCACCAAGCTCGCCGGCGTCCTGGACATGAAGCCCCAGGACGTCATGGCCAAGGTCCGGCTCTGCGACTCCGAGACCCCCCAGCCCTGCTGGAACGGCTCGCCCTACCAGCCGATCCCCATCACCGACGAGGCCACCGCCAAGCAGGCCCTGCAGATCCGCGAGCGCTCCGAGGACTTCCCCGGCATCACCGCCGAACCCCAGGCCGTCCGCCGCTACGCGAGTCCCGGCGGCTCCAAGACCTCGCAGGTCCTCGGCTACCTCTCCCCGGTCACCGACGAGGAGATCACCAAGGCCCAGGACACCGACTCGCCGTATCTGCGCTCCGACCAGGTCGGCCGCTCCGGCCTGGAGCGCCAGTACGACAAGGAGCTGCGCGGCAAGGCCGGCGTCACCCGGTACGAGGTCGACAACCTCGGCCGTGTCATCGGCGAGGCCGAGGCCGACCCCGCCCAGCCCGGCGCCAACCTCGTCACCAGCATCGACGCCCGGGTACAGCGCATCGCCGAGTACGAACTCAACGAGGCGATGAAGGAAGCCCGCAAGCAGAACGACCGCAACACCGGGACGAACTACAAGGCGGACTCCGGCGCCGTCGTCGTGATGGAGGCCAAGACCGGCCGCGTCATCGCCATGGCCTCCAACCCGGACTACGACCCGAACGCCTGGGTCGGCGGCATCTCCGCCAAGGACTACGCCAGGCTCACCGGCAAGAAGTCCAACTACCCGCTGCTGAACCGCGCGATCCAGGGCCAGTCGGCCCCCGGCTCGGTCTTCAAGGTGATCCCGACGGCCGCCGCGGTGAACGCGGGCTACTCCTTCAACGGCCCCTACCAATGCTCCAGTTCGTACTCGATCGGCGGCCAGGTCTTCAAGAACTTCGAGTCCCAGAGCCACGGCGCGATCAGCCTCGGCCGCGCCCTCGAAGTCTCCTGCGACACCGTCTTCTACCGCCTCTCCCACGAGGAGTGGAAGCGCGACGGCGGCACCAAGCCGAAGAAGAACGCCAAGGACTGGTTCTACAAGACCGCCCACCAGTTCGGCCTCGGCGCCGAGACCGGCATCGACCTGCCCAACGAGGTCACCGGCCGCATCCCCGACCGCCAGTGGAAGCTGGACTACTGGAAGGCCAACAAGGACGCCTGGTGCAAGTACGGCAAGAAGGGCGGCTCGTACGCCGAGCAGATCGCCTACGAGAACTGCCTCGAAGGCAACCGCCTGCGCGCCGGTGACTCCGTCAACTACTCCATCGGCCAGGGCGACACCCTCGTCACACCCATTCAGATGGCCACCATCTACGCGGCCATCTCCAACGGCGGCACCCTCTACGACCCCACGGTCGGCAAGGCCATCATCAGCGCCGACGGCAAGAACGTTCGGGAGATCGAGCCCAAGGCACACGGCAAGCTCCCCATGACGAAGCAGACCCGCGACGAGATAGACGAAGCCCTCGAGGGAGTCGCCACCCGGGGTACGGCGGCCTGGCGCTTCCAGGGCTGGCCGCAGGACAAGATCCCGATGCACGCCAAGACCGGTACCGCCGAGGTCTACGGCAAGCAGACGACCTCATGGTTCACCACGTACACCAAGGACTACTCGATCGTCATGACGATCTCCCAGGGTGGTACGGGCTCCGGCGCCTCGGCACCCGCCGTGCGCAAGCTCTACAACGCGCTCTACGGCGTCTCCGAGGACGGAAAGATCGACAAGAAGAAGGCCCTGCTGCCCACCCCGCAGAAGGGACTGCCGAAGATCGAGTCCGACGGCTCGATCGACTCCCCGAAGCTGGAGACCTACCCGCCGAAGAAGTCGGATAAGGAGGCCGACGAGGACGGCACCCAGGCCGTCGCCGCGGGGCCGGGCGCCCTGCCGGTCTCCTTCGACGCCCCGGCGGCGATCCTCGGCACGCGCGGCGGCGGCACCAACCGCGCCGCACGCCGACGCGACGACCGGGGTCGACGGCGTACGCGGGGCGGAGGCCGCTACGGCGGCTGCGGCAGCGGCACGGGACGCAGGAGGTCCGGATGA
- the rodA gene encoding rod shape-determining protein RodA yields the protein MTGNSFSVSGYGPERTGWTRLFARDSLARRLDWPILFSAIALSLIGAALVYSATRNRTELNQGDPYYFLLRHLLNTGIGFALMIGTVWLGHRTLRTAVPILYGISVLLILLVLTPMGATINGAHAWIVIGGGFSLQPSEFVKVTIILGMAMLLAARVDAGDKAHPDHRTVVQALGLATIPILIVLLMPDLGSVMVMVVIVLGVLLTSGASNRWVLGLIGTGALGAIAVWQLGVLDEYQINRFAAFANPELDPAGVGYNTNQARIAIGSGGLLGTGLFKGSQTTGQFVPEQQTDFVFTVAGEELGFVGAGLIIVLLGVVLWRACRIARETTELYGTIVAGGIIAWFAFQSFENIGMTLGIMPVAGLPLPFVSYGGSSMFAVWVAVGLLQSIRVQRPMSA from the coding sequence ATGACCGGCAACAGCTTCTCCGTCTCCGGGTACGGGCCCGAACGCACCGGCTGGACCAGGCTGTTCGCCCGGGACTCGCTCGCCCGCCGGCTCGACTGGCCGATACTGTTCTCGGCCATCGCGCTCTCCCTGATCGGCGCGGCCCTCGTCTACTCGGCGACCCGCAACCGCACCGAGCTCAACCAGGGCGACCCGTACTACTTCCTGCTCCGCCACCTGCTCAACACCGGCATCGGCTTCGCCCTGATGATCGGCACGGTCTGGCTGGGCCACCGCACCCTGCGCACGGCCGTGCCCATCCTCTACGGCATCTCGGTGCTGCTGATCCTGCTGGTGCTCACCCCGATGGGCGCGACCATCAACGGCGCGCACGCGTGGATCGTCATCGGCGGCGGCTTCTCGCTCCAGCCCTCCGAGTTCGTGAAGGTCACGATCATCCTGGGGATGGCGATGCTGCTGGCGGCCCGGGTGGACGCGGGCGACAAAGCCCACCCCGACCACCGCACGGTCGTCCAGGCCCTCGGGCTGGCCACCATCCCGATACTGATCGTGCTGCTCATGCCCGACCTCGGCTCGGTCATGGTCATGGTGGTCATCGTGCTCGGGGTCCTGCTCACCTCCGGCGCCTCCAACCGCTGGGTCTTGGGCCTCATCGGCACGGGCGCGCTGGGCGCGATCGCCGTCTGGCAGCTCGGAGTGCTCGACGAGTACCAGATCAACCGCTTCGCGGCCTTCGCCAACCCCGAACTCGACCCGGCTGGCGTGGGCTACAACACCAACCAGGCCCGGATCGCCATCGGCTCCGGCGGACTGCTGGGCACCGGGCTGTTCAAGGGCTCGCAGACCACGGGACAGTTCGTGCCCGAGCAGCAGACCGACTTCGTCTTCACGGTGGCGGGGGAGGAGCTCGGGTTCGTGGGCGCCGGATTGATCATCGTGCTGCTCGGTGTCGTCCTCTGGCGCGCCTGCCGCATCGCCCGCGAGACCACCGAGCTGTACGGCACGATCGTCGCCGGCGGCATCATCGCCTGGTTCGCCTTCCAGTCGTTCGAGAACATCGGCATGACCCTCGGCATTATGCCGGTGGCGGGGCTGCCGCTGCCGTTCGTGTCGTACGGCGGTTCGTCGATGTTCGCGGTGTGGGTGGCGGTGGGGTTGCTCCAGTCCATCAGAGTGCAGCGCCCCATGTCGGCGTAG
- a CDS encoding CYTH and CHAD domain-containing protein — translation MADTKREIERKYESDESGLPDLTGVAGVATVIDKGVAELDAVYYDTPDERLAAASITLRRRTGGSDAGWHLKFPVSSGVRDEIRAPLSDTLPDELAGLVRSRVRSAELVPLVRILSTRDVSELLDTDGTLLAEVSVDAVVAERLTEEGRTAQWSEIEVELADEGDPAFLDKVEKKLRKAGVRPSDSPSKLARALQETAPKKGKKSGKGNKGKKSEKGEGRAGKQAEDGGPAEPVTPGDHVLVYIRAQRDAIVELDPAVRRDVFDSVHSMRVATRRLRSTFKSFGKVLDRAITDPIGEELKWLAGQLGVDRDQEVLAERFTEALDNLPETLATGPVRTRLRTWTEKDDGPGPRGELLDALNGPRYLELLESLDAVIADPPLLKAAHGDPEKVITKAVEKGFGKVAALVEEALAQPPGADRDVAMHESRKKTKRTRYAAEAAQPLLGKPAKALVKDMKSLQGLLGDHQDSVMAREALRDLAFQAHEAGESAFTYGLLYGREERRAELAEEALPGEWARISKDMPF, via the coding sequence ATGGCGGACACCAAGCGCGAGATCGAGCGGAAGTACGAATCCGACGAGAGCGGCCTGCCGGACCTCACCGGTGTGGCCGGGGTCGCGACCGTCATAGACAAGGGCGTGGCGGAGCTGGACGCCGTCTACTACGACACCCCCGACGAACGCCTCGCCGCCGCGTCCATCACCCTGCGTCGCCGTACCGGCGGCAGCGACGCGGGCTGGCATCTGAAGTTCCCGGTCTCCTCGGGGGTACGGGACGAGATCCGAGCCCCGCTGTCCGACACGTTGCCCGACGAACTCGCCGGGCTGGTCCGCTCCCGGGTCCGGTCGGCCGAACTGGTCCCGCTGGTCCGTATCCTCTCCACCCGCGACGTCAGCGAGCTCCTCGACACGGACGGCACACTCCTGGCCGAGGTCAGCGTGGACGCCGTGGTCGCGGAGCGGCTCACCGAGGAGGGCCGCACCGCACAGTGGTCCGAGATCGAGGTCGAACTCGCCGACGAGGGGGACCCCGCATTCCTCGACAAGGTCGAGAAGAAGCTGCGCAAGGCGGGCGTACGGCCGTCGGACTCGCCGTCGAAGCTGGCCAGGGCCCTTCAGGAGACAGCACCCAAGAAGGGCAAGAAGAGCGGCAAGGGAAACAAGGGCAAGAAGAGCGAGAAGGGCGAAGGGCGGGCCGGGAAGCAGGCGGAGGACGGAGGGCCCGCCGAGCCCGTCACGCCGGGGGACCACGTCCTCGTCTACATCCGTGCCCAGCGTGACGCGATCGTCGAGCTGGACCCCGCGGTCCGCCGGGACGTCTTCGACTCCGTCCACAGCATGCGGGTCGCCACACGCCGCCTGCGCAGCACGTTCAAGTCGTTCGGGAAGGTCCTGGACCGGGCGATCACGGACCCGATCGGCGAGGAACTGAAGTGGCTGGCGGGCCAGCTCGGCGTCGACCGTGACCAGGAGGTCTTGGCGGAGCGCTTCACCGAGGCCCTCGACAACCTCCCCGAGACCCTGGCGACGGGCCCGGTCCGTACGCGACTGCGCACCTGGACGGAGAAGGACGACGGACCGGGCCCCCGCGGTGAGCTGCTCGACGCCCTGAACGGGCCGCGCTATCTGGAGCTGCTGGAGTCCCTCGACGCCGTGATCGCGGACCCGCCGCTGCTCAAGGCCGCCCACGGCGATCCCGAGAAGGTGATCACCAAGGCCGTCGAGAAGGGCTTCGGCAAGGTGGCGGCCCTGGTCGAGGAGGCCCTGGCGCAACCGCCCGGGGCCGACCGTGACGTCGCCATGCACGAGTCCCGCAAGAAGACCAAGCGCACCCGGTACGCGGCCGAGGCGGCACAACCCCTGCTGGGCAAGCCTGCCAAGGCGCTCGTCAAGGACATGAAGTCCCTGCAGGGCCTCCTCGGCGACCACCAGGACAGCGTGATGGCCCGCGAGGCCCTGCGGGACCTCGCCTTCCAGGCCCATGAGGCGGGAGAGAGCGCCTTCACGTACGGGCTGCTGTACGGCAGGGAGGAACGCCGGGCGGAGCTGGCGGAGGAGGCGCTGCCGGGGGAGTGGGCCAGGATCAGCAAGGACATGCCCTTCTGA
- a CDS encoding TIGR03960 family B12-binding radical SAM protein, with protein sequence MSVESVFPQLEALLPHVQKPIQYVGGELNSTVKPWESADVRWALMYPDAYEVGLPNQGVMILYEVLNEREGVLAERTYSVWPDLEALMREHGVPQFTVDSHRPVKAFDVFGLSFSTELGYTNMLTALDLAGIPLESKDRTLDDPIVLAGGHAAFNPEPIADFIDAAIIGDGEQAVLDMTEIIRAWKAEGRPGGREEALFRLARTGSVYIPAFYDVEYLADGRIGRVVPNRSGVPWRVSKHTVMDLDEWPYPKQPLVPLAETVHERMSVEIFRGCTRGCRFCQAGMITRPVRERSITGIGEMVEKGLKATGFEEVGLLSLSSADHSEIGDIAKGLADRYEEDKIGLSLPSTRVDAFNVDLANELTRNGRRSGLTFAPEGGSERMRKVINKMVSEEDLIRTVSTAYGNGWRQVKLYFMCGLPTETDEDVLQIADMATRVIQKGREVSGSNDIRCTVSIGGFVPKPHTPFQWAPQLSAEETDARLEKLRDKIRGDKKYGRSIGFRYHDGKPGIVEGLLSRGDRRISAVIRAVYEDGGRFDGWREHFSYDRWMSCADKALADFGLDVDWYTTRERTYEEVLPWDHLDSGLDKDWLWEDWQDALDETEVEDCRWTPCFDCGVCPQMDTAIQIGPTGKKLLPLTVKK encoded by the coding sequence ATGTCTGTCGAGTCGGTCTTCCCACAGCTAGAGGCCCTGCTCCCGCATGTGCAGAAGCCGATCCAGTACGTGGGCGGTGAGCTCAACTCCACCGTCAAGCCCTGGGAGTCTGCGGACGTCCGCTGGGCGCTCATGTACCCGGACGCGTACGAGGTCGGTCTGCCCAACCAGGGCGTCATGATCCTCTACGAGGTGCTGAACGAGCGCGAGGGCGTCCTCGCCGAGCGCACCTACAGTGTCTGGCCGGACCTGGAGGCGCTGATGCGGGAGCACGGCGTCCCGCAGTTCACCGTCGACAGTCACCGCCCGGTGAAGGCCTTCGACGTGTTCGGTCTGTCCTTCTCCACGGAGCTGGGCTACACCAACATGCTGACCGCCCTGGACCTGGCCGGCATCCCTCTGGAGTCCAAGGACCGCACGCTCGACGACCCGATCGTGCTGGCCGGCGGTCACGCGGCCTTCAACCCGGAGCCGATCGCCGACTTCATCGACGCGGCGATCATCGGCGACGGCGAGCAGGCCGTACTCGACATGACCGAGATCATCCGCGCCTGGAAGGCGGAGGGCAGGCCCGGCGGCCGCGAGGAGGCCCTGTTCCGCCTCGCGAGGACCGGATCCGTGTACATCCCCGCGTTCTACGACGTCGAGTACCTCGCGGACGGCCGTATCGGCCGCGTCGTACCGAACAGGTCGGGTGTCCCGTGGCGGGTGTCCAAGCACACCGTCATGGACCTGGACGAGTGGCCCTACCCCAAGCAGCCCCTCGTCCCGCTCGCCGAGACGGTGCACGAGCGGATGTCGGTGGAGATCTTCCGCGGCTGCACGCGCGGCTGCCGCTTCTGCCAGGCGGGCATGATCACCCGCCCGGTCCGCGAGCGTTCCATCACGGGCATCGGCGAGATGGTCGAGAAGGGGCTGAAGGCGACGGGCTTCGAGGAGGTGGGTCTGCTCTCCCTCTCCTCCGCCGACCACAGCGAGATCGGCGACATCGCCAAGGGCCTGGCGGACCGGTACGAGGAGGACAAGATCGGTCTGTCCCTCCCCTCGACCCGCGTGGACGCCTTCAACGTCGACCTCGCGAACGAGCTGACCCGCAACGGCCGGCGCTCGGGTCTGACCTTCGCGCCCGAGGGCGGCTCCGAGCGCATGCGCAAGGTCATCAACAAGATGGTCTCGGAGGAGGACCTGATCCGGACGGTCTCCACGGCGTACGGCAACGGCTGGCGCCAGGTGAAGCTGTACTTCATGTGCGGCCTGCCGACGGAGACCGACGAGGACGTCCTCCAGATCGCCGACATGGCGACCCGCGTCATCCAGAAGGGCCGCGAGGTCTCCGGCTCGAACGACATCCGCTGCACGGTGTCGATCGGCGGCTTCGTCCCGAAGCCGCACACACCGTTCCAGTGGGCGCCGCAGCTCTCCGCCGAGGAGACGGACGCCCGGCTCGAAAAGCTCCGCGACAAGATCCGCGGCGACAAGAAGTACGGTCGTTCCATCGGCTTCCGCTACCACGACGGCAAGCCCGGCATCGTCGAGGGCCTGCTGTCGCGCGGCGACCGCCGCATCAGCGCCGTCATCCGCGCGGTCTACGAGGACGGCGGCCGCTTCGACGGCTGGCGCGAGCACTTCTCCTACGACCGCTGGATGAGCTGCGCGGACAAGGCCCTGGCCGACTTCGGCCTCGACGTCGACTGGTACACCACCCGCGAGCGCACCTACGAGGAGGTCCTGCCCTGGGACCACCTGGACTCCGGTCTCGACAAGGACTGGCTCTGGGAGGACTGGCAGGACGCCCTCGACGAGACCGAGGTCGAGGACTGCCGCTGGACGCCGTGCTTCGACTGCGGCGTGTGCCCGCAGATGGACACGGCCATACAAATCGGCCCCACCGGCAAGAAGCTGCTCCCGCTCACGGTCAAGAAGTAG